One Ferviditalea candida DNA window includes the following coding sequences:
- a CDS encoding acetyl-CoA carboxylase, whose protein sequence is MAAEQKIISPIPGVFYRRPSPEEEVYVKEGQSVNAGDTVGLIEVMKNFYEVKAEHNGILQKFLVENEQVINAGEELAVLLSEESI, encoded by the coding sequence ATGGCAGCAGAACAAAAAATCATTTCGCCGATCCCGGGAGTATTTTACCGCAGGCCCAGCCCGGAGGAAGAGGTTTATGTGAAAGAAGGACAAAGCGTGAATGCCGGCGATACCGTCGGTCTGATTGAGGTCATGAAGAATTTTTACGAGGTGAAAGCGGAACATAACGGCATTTTACAGAAATTCCTGGTAGAAAACGAGCAGGTAATTAATGCCGGCGAGGAACTGGCCGTACTCTTGTCGGAGGAGTCGATATGA
- a CDS encoding biotin-dependent carboxyltransferase family protein, giving the protein MINVLKPGIQTTVQDNGRIGFYEIGMPPSGAMDKYSFAMANLLVGNEENAAALEITYMGPELEFRTDTTIALTGGEIPPKVNGEPIPMWETVAVKSGDRLSFDFVKTGARVYLAVAGGIDVPVILGSRSTYTLCGIGGYQGRALQANDVLEIANMHKRPIPPGTRIPAELIPTFAKSHEIRVIMGLCSYRLTEESKRTFLSIDWTVTPEANRVGYRFKGERLSFVPREQPFGAGSNPSNVVDLGYPIGSIQIPDGIEPISLLNDAVTGGGYATVATVISTDLNRMAQIKTNEKVRFVSVTLEEALQARRQTKADIAKARDFIGGN; this is encoded by the coding sequence ATGATTAATGTGCTTAAGCCGGGAATTCAGACAACCGTCCAAGACAACGGCCGCATCGGTTTTTACGAAATCGGCATGCCTCCGTCCGGCGCGATGGACAAATACTCCTTCGCCATGGCCAATTTGCTGGTGGGCAATGAAGAGAATGCGGCTGCGTTGGAAATCACCTACATGGGGCCGGAGCTGGAATTTCGGACAGATACGACAATCGCGCTGACCGGCGGCGAGATCCCCCCGAAAGTCAACGGAGAGCCGATTCCAATGTGGGAGACTGTTGCCGTCAAATCAGGGGATCGGCTGTCCTTCGACTTTGTCAAAACAGGGGCGCGAGTCTACTTGGCCGTAGCCGGCGGAATCGACGTCCCCGTCATCCTGGGATCGCGCTCGACTTACACGCTTTGCGGAATCGGCGGCTATCAGGGACGCGCCCTGCAGGCCAATGATGTGCTCGAAATCGCAAATATGCATAAGCGGCCAATTCCTCCGGGAACGCGAATTCCTGCGGAATTGATTCCCACCTTTGCCAAATCACATGAGATCAGGGTGATCATGGGACTGTGCAGCTATCGCTTAACGGAAGAAAGCAAACGGACATTTTTGAGTATAGATTGGACGGTCACTCCGGAGGCCAACCGGGTCGGTTACCGGTTTAAAGGGGAAAGGCTGTCCTTTGTCCCCAGAGAGCAGCCCTTCGGTGCCGGCAGCAATCCGTCCAATGTCGTTGATCTGGGATATCCGATCGGCTCCATCCAAATCCCTGACGGAATCGAACCGATTTCGTTATTGAATGACGCCGTCACCGGCGGCGGATATGCAACCGTCGCGACAGTAATCAGCACGGATTTGAACCGGATGGCCCAAATCAAGACCAACGAAAAGGTCCGGTTCGTTTCCGTCACGCTGGAGGAGGCGCTGCAGGCCCGCAGACAGACGAAAGCCGATATCGCAAAAGCAAGAGACTTTATAGGAGGGAATTAA
- a CDS encoding 5-oxoprolinase subunit B family protein codes for MSHFEPRYSYGGDEFIFVEMDEAMSLDANFRAMSITRTLKEKEIPGIMDICPSNASYMVRFIPEEIHPDKLIGELKQIEKSIQSLNDFEIHARIVDVPILFDDPWTHEALMRFRDRHQDPNSTDLEYAARINGFKSKQDLIQAISDSPFLVSMVGFVPGLPWCYQMVPREQQIEVPKYVRPRTYTPERAFGFGGAFAAIYPVQGAGGYQLFGVAAAPIYQKEQTLPDFRDSLVFPKQGDIFRFRSISMDEFEAVRTKVENGTFKYLTKEITFTPDEVIENPRKFSETVLGRLYHD; via the coding sequence TTGAGTCATTTTGAACCGCGTTACAGCTACGGCGGCGACGAATTTATTTTTGTGGAAATGGATGAAGCCATGAGCCTGGATGCCAACTTTAGGGCCATGTCCATTACCCGGACACTGAAGGAAAAAGAAATACCGGGAATCATGGATATTTGCCCCTCCAATGCATCGTATATGGTCCGTTTCATTCCGGAGGAAATTCATCCCGACAAATTGATCGGTGAACTCAAGCAAATTGAAAAATCGATTCAGAGCCTGAATGATTTCGAGATTCATGCGCGGATTGTCGATGTTCCCATTTTATTTGACGACCCGTGGACCCATGAAGCGTTGATGAGATTCAGAGACCGCCACCAGGATCCGAACTCCACCGACTTGGAATATGCCGCCCGGATCAACGGCTTTAAAAGCAAGCAGGATTTGATCCAGGCCATTTCCGATTCGCCGTTTCTGGTTTCAATGGTCGGATTTGTTCCCGGTTTGCCTTGGTGCTACCAAATGGTACCCCGCGAGCAGCAAATCGAGGTTCCAAAATATGTCCGTCCCCGCACATACACACCGGAAAGAGCCTTTGGCTTTGGGGGCGCCTTCGCCGCCATTTATCCCGTTCAAGGCGCGGGCGGCTATCAATTGTTCGGTGTGGCGGCTGCCCCCATTTACCAAAAAGAGCAAACGCTTCCGGACTTTCGGGATTCGCTGGTCTTTCCCAAACAGGGCGATATTTTCCGTTTTCGCAGCATTTCAATGGACGAGTTTGAAGCGGTACGAACAAAAGTCGAGAATGGAACCTTTAAATACTTGACGAAAGAAATCACCTTTACACCCGATGAAGTGATCGAAAATCCGCGCAAGTTTTCCGAAACTGTTTTGGGGAGGCTGTACCATGATTAA
- a CDS encoding twin-arginine translocase TatA/TatE family subunit, giving the protein MLSNIGIPGLILILVITLLLFGPKKLPEMGKAFGQTLKEFKRSTKELTEDVTDEIDDVKKTADQVASISSAQSHK; this is encoded by the coding sequence ATGTTATCGAATATTGGAATTCCGGGATTGATTTTGATTCTTGTCATCACGCTGCTGCTTTTCGGACCGAAAAAATTGCCGGAGATGGGCAAAGCTTTCGGCCAGACGCTGAAGGAGTTTAAAAGGTCCACCAAAGAGCTTACAGAAGATGTCACCGATGAAATCGATGATGTAAAGAAAACCGCGGATCAGGTTGCTTCCATCAGCTCTGCGCAATCCCATAAATAA
- a CDS encoding extracellular solute-binding protein yields MGDEKRISRREFIKTAGTAGAFLAMGGMSLLTACSSGTKPAATPAATGAAAGTGAAAGAGAAAKSITDESLRTIGLSVTVQDRILEEFKKETKVKDVKGTASTFPDAMNKILTSGAKEYDVAEMIGERMPGLWDAGAIHPVPVDQIPNWKYARPLFTTGLPQFGDAQISAQIYTDDKKSLKMIPSVFNFDSIGYNPDKVDKITSWTAIFDSKYKGKTALNTDPLIAMPEVAMAMNTLGELNTKSPGNLTKEELDTAIKWLISKKKDGQFRSLWGDFGELVNLMASGEVIVADAWQPAVMAVKAQGTNCVYATPQEGYRAWAIGPMVVKGTNNLEAAIAYANFWLSGWPAITVSEQGYYSPVTTIKDAMPKEKYEFWYEGKPWVGATERGIKEGDLRDGGSLEERTKHIGVWHQWPKEYDYYVKKWDEFLSA; encoded by the coding sequence ATGGGAGATGAAAAACGGATCAGTCGAAGGGAATTCATTAAAACCGCCGGAACAGCAGGGGCTTTTTTGGCGATGGGAGGCATGTCTCTATTAACCGCTTGCTCAAGCGGGACAAAGCCTGCGGCAACCCCGGCGGCAACCGGAGCCGCAGCAGGAACCGGAGCTGCTGCGGGAGCCGGCGCCGCCGCCAAATCCATAACGGATGAGTCTCTGCGCACAATCGGTCTTTCCGTAACCGTGCAAGACCGTATTCTAGAGGAGTTTAAAAAGGAAACTAAAGTAAAGGATGTAAAGGGCACAGCCTCAACATTCCCGGATGCCATGAATAAAATTCTCACCTCCGGCGCCAAAGAGTATGATGTGGCCGAAATGATCGGAGAAAGAATGCCCGGGCTGTGGGATGCGGGTGCGATCCATCCGGTTCCCGTAGATCAGATTCCGAACTGGAAATATGCTAGACCACTGTTTACCACCGGACTGCCGCAATTTGGAGACGCACAAATATCCGCGCAAATTTATACCGACGATAAAAAATCATTGAAGATGATTCCTTCCGTTTTCAACTTCGATTCGATCGGCTACAACCCGGATAAGGTGGATAAAATTACGTCCTGGACTGCGATTTTTGACTCCAAATATAAAGGCAAGACGGCATTGAACACGGACCCGCTGATCGCCATGCCGGAGGTCGCCATGGCCATGAATACATTGGGAGAGTTAAACACAAAGAGTCCGGGAAACTTGACCAAAGAGGAACTTGACACAGCCATTAAATGGTTGATTTCGAAGAAGAAAGACGGACAGTTCAGATCGCTGTGGGGTGATTTCGGCGAATTGGTCAACTTGATGGCAAGCGGAGAGGTCATTGTTGCCGATGCATGGCAGCCTGCCGTTATGGCGGTTAAAGCGCAGGGCACCAATTGCGTGTATGCTACTCCTCAAGAGGGTTACCGCGCTTGGGCAATCGGTCCGATGGTCGTCAAAGGCACGAACAATCTGGAGGCCGCGATCGCTTATGCAAACTTCTGGCTTTCCGGCTGGCCGGCAATTACGGTGTCCGAGCAGGGCTATTATTCCCCGGTTACCACCATCAAGGACGCAATGCCGAAGGAAAAATACGAGTTCTGGTACGAAGGGAAGCCTTGGGTAGGCGCTACCGAAAGAGGAATCAAGGAAGGCGATCTGAGAGACGGCGGCTCCTTGGAGGAAAGAACGAAGCATATCGGAGTATGGCATCAGTGGCCGAAAGAGTACGACTACTATGTCAAGAAGTGGGATGAATTCCTGAGCGCTTAA
- a CDS encoding ABC transporter ATP-binding protein — protein MATYDLELRNLKKVFDNGNVAVNNFNLNIEPGEFVAFLGPSGCGKTTTLRMIGGFEEPTSGDILIKGSKVNDIPPNRRKTNMVFQNYALFPHMNVAENIEYGLKLNGTDAATRKKKMKDILELVQMHEYAERNVHELSGGQRQRIAIARSLVVEPDILLLDEPLGALDANLRARVQVELKALQNRMGITFIFVTHSQSEAMALADKIVVMNEGEIEQIGTPEEIYGLPRTKFVAKFVGKNNIIDGKIGSKQADQIKLRTAYGIFSAATSKDLPAESGATLVIRADQAQIVKGTDTEREPGWNYIKGRLKGEEIIGSIITYIVEVENGVHFTVEQHESVSDFDLKLNSEVLLRWNADDAIIL, from the coding sequence ATGGCAACATATGATCTTGAACTAAGAAACCTGAAAAAGGTTTTCGACAATGGCAATGTAGCCGTGAATAATTTCAACCTGAACATCGAGCCCGGAGAATTTGTGGCCTTTCTCGGGCCCAGCGGCTGCGGCAAAACGACAACTTTGCGTATGATCGGCGGATTTGAAGAGCCGACAAGCGGGGATATCTTGATTAAGGGGAGCAAGGTCAACGATATTCCTCCCAACCGCAGAAAAACAAACATGGTTTTTCAAAATTACGCGTTGTTTCCCCATATGAATGTAGCCGAAAATATTGAATACGGGTTGAAGCTGAACGGAACTGATGCGGCCACGAGGAAGAAAAAAATGAAAGACATTCTGGAGCTCGTTCAAATGCACGAATATGCCGAAAGAAATGTTCATGAATTGAGCGGAGGACAAAGACAGCGGATCGCGATTGCCAGATCGCTTGTTGTTGAACCGGATATTCTTCTGCTGGATGAACCGCTCGGTGCGCTGGATGCAAACCTGAGGGCCCGTGTGCAGGTGGAACTGAAGGCATTGCAAAACCGGATGGGCATTACGTTCATTTTCGTGACGCATTCCCAATCTGAAGCCATGGCATTGGCCGATAAAATTGTCGTTATGAATGAGGGCGAAATCGAGCAGATCGGAACGCCTGAGGAGATTTACGGTCTGCCGCGAACCAAATTCGTCGCCAAATTTGTCGGCAAAAACAACATCATTGACGGAAAGATAGGCTCCAAGCAAGCCGATCAAATCAAGCTGCGGACAGCATACGGCATCTTCTCGGCCGCAACCTCCAAGGATTTGCCCGCGGAATCCGGCGCCACCTTGGTTATCCGCGCCGACCAAGCGCAAATCGTCAAAGGCACGGATACGGAACGCGAACCGGGTTGGAATTATATCAAAGGCAGGTTAAAGGGCGAGGAAATTATCGGATCGATTATCACGTATATCGTGGAAGTGGAAAACGGCGTTCATTTCACAGTGGAGCAGCATGAAAGCGTAAGTGATTTTGACCTGAAATTAAATTCCGAGGTTTTGTTGAGGTGGAATGCAGATGATGCCATCATTCTTTAA
- a CDS encoding ABC transporter ATP-binding protein, producing the protein MMPSFFNLQCLNLTKKFGGRTVIDNLSFSANKGEFVTLLGPSGCGKSVLLRMLAGFETPDEGQILIEGEDMSQVPPFKRKTAICVQNFALFPNLNVQKNVEFGLENQGFDKEERFRKSLHWIEVVGLKGFENRKIDQLSGGQKQRVALARALAIEPEILLLDEPLGALDANLRVRMQSEIKGLQQNLGITIIHVTGSESEAMAMADRIIMLNEGRIEQEGPPKEIFRHPKTKFVASFMGNYNLIQGKVASTNGQTVLLDSEVGTITVDRMNLIEPVSPGTAATAIFRTDHATLLPANSTHDFDNSVVGNVHGVEFKGSIVEFVIELENKQILKIEKHQSRNLQIRNDFVGKAILGWNGTDTQLLTQ; encoded by the coding sequence ATGATGCCATCATTCTTTAATTTGCAATGCCTGAATCTGACTAAAAAATTCGGCGGCCGGACGGTTATCGACAATCTGTCTTTTTCCGCGAATAAAGGGGAGTTCGTCACTTTGCTGGGCCCGAGCGGCTGCGGGAAAAGCGTTCTGCTGAGGATGCTGGCCGGATTTGAAACGCCGGACGAAGGACAAATACTGATTGAAGGGGAGGATATGAGTCAAGTGCCTCCTTTCAAACGAAAAACGGCGATATGTGTCCAAAACTTCGCTCTTTTTCCAAATTTGAACGTCCAAAAGAACGTTGAATTCGGATTGGAAAACCAAGGCTTCGACAAGGAGGAAAGATTCCGGAAAAGCCTGCATTGGATCGAGGTTGTGGGCCTGAAAGGCTTCGAGAACAGAAAAATCGATCAATTAAGCGGAGGGCAAAAGCAGCGGGTAGCCCTGGCGCGGGCGTTGGCCATCGAACCGGAAATTTTGCTGCTGGACGAACCTTTGGGCGCGCTCGACGCCAATCTTCGTGTAAGAATGCAAAGCGAGATCAAAGGCTTGCAGCAGAATCTCGGAATCACGATCATTCATGTGACCGGCAGTGAAAGTGAAGCGATGGCAATGGCCGATCGGATCATCATGCTGAATGAAGGAAGGATTGAACAAGAGGGTCCGCCCAAGGAAATATTCAGACACCCGAAAACGAAATTCGTCGCCAGCTTCATGGGCAATTACAACCTGATTCAGGGCAAAGTGGCGTCAACGAACGGGCAAACCGTGCTGCTGGACAGCGAGGTGGGAACGATCACGGTCGATCGTATGAATTTGATCGAACCCGTGAGCCCCGGAACCGCGGCAACGGCCATTTTCCGAACCGATCATGCGACGCTGCTGCCTGCAAATTCAACACACGATTTCGACAACAGTGTTGTCGGCAATGTCCACGGTGTGGAATTCAAAGGTTCGATTGTAGAATTTGTCATCGAATTGGAGAACAAGCAAATTCTTAAAATTGAAAAACACCAGAGCAGAAATCTGCAAATCAGAAATGATTTTGTAGGAAAAGCGATTTTAGGCTGGAATGGAACAGACACACAATTGCTGACCCAATAG
- a CDS encoding ABC transporter permease: MLNKHLNITEAKEQTTTPKVLKPDKKFKEEGFIDKVLNFIRARKGLSTKLLLAPGVLWMVLFLIVPLLAMIYVSFWTQSSTTIKPIVTTENYKYFFSSTVYLSVLWNTVKIWLIVLISTLVLGYPVAFFISQMVRSERMQTVLLLICIIPFWTSFLIRVLAWKPMLGIQGALNIVLEYFHIINHPIEVLLYSEFGMILGMIQIYVVFMVGPIAFSLGRIDHNLVEAAQDLGASFLQIFRDIYWPLSKPGVIAGSIFVTVMVLGEFAIPAALGGKKVNLLGNIILTQVGSLKWAFASVVGVVLTIVIAIAVSLLLRVVNLRKQI; this comes from the coding sequence ATGTTGAATAAGCATTTGAATATAACGGAAGCCAAGGAACAAACCACCACTCCGAAAGTCCTGAAGCCGGACAAGAAATTCAAAGAGGAAGGCTTCATAGACAAAGTCTTGAATTTTATCCGCGCCCGAAAAGGCTTATCCACCAAATTGCTGTTGGCGCCGGGCGTATTATGGATGGTTTTGTTTTTGATCGTCCCGCTTTTGGCGATGATTTACGTCAGTTTTTGGACGCAAAGCAGCACAACGATCAAACCGATTGTCACAACCGAGAATTATAAATATTTTTTCAGCAGCACGGTTTATTTAAGTGTATTGTGGAATACCGTCAAAATTTGGCTGATTGTGCTTATCTCCACGCTGGTGCTCGGTTATCCGGTAGCTTTTTTTATTTCGCAGATGGTTAGAAGCGAAAGGATGCAGACGGTGCTTCTGCTGATTTGCATTATTCCCTTTTGGACCAGCTTTCTGATCAGGGTATTGGCTTGGAAGCCGATGCTGGGCATTCAAGGGGCGTTGAATATTGTGCTTGAATACTTCCATATTATCAATCATCCGATCGAGGTGCTGCTGTATTCCGAATTCGGCATGATCCTCGGCATGATTCAAATCTATGTCGTTTTTATGGTAGGACCGATCGCTTTCTCATTGGGCAGGATCGATCATAATCTGGTTGAAGCCGCCCAGGATTTGGGGGCGAGCTTCCTGCAAATTTTCAGGGATATTTACTGGCCGCTTTCAAAGCCGGGCGTAATCGCCGGTTCGATTTTCGTGACGGTTATGGTGCTGGGTGAATTTGCGATTCCTGCGGCTCTGGGGGGAAAGAAAGTGAACCTGCTGGGGAACATTATTTTGACTCAGGTCGGCAGCTTGAAATGGGCATTTGCTTCGGTGGTCGGCGTAGTTCTGACGATTGTGATTGCCATTGCGGTGTCGCTCTTGCTGCGCGTCGTTAATTTAAGAAAGCAAATTTAG
- a CDS encoding ABC transporter permease, protein MKKNKALKSVFGIYTGIFIFVLYAPLIVLTILSFQVGPEGGPQFPLQGFSLYWYEQLFGLTPPSRVAPLDLGDAIFRSLTLAIITMIVSTILGTLTAQAFRKNFKGSGLVFYLILLGIMVPGILVGLGIALVSNTLGIDKNWYSTSFVAHVLYTYPFAFIVMLAIFNRFDRSIEEAAMDLGANELKTFWRITLPQVIPGLLSAALFAFTLSYDEFPRTLFAAGPDLTLPLTIFGTFSIEVHPNLFAFGVLTTLFSFSILILYYFLMMIFTRKPKRLNVQEDIN, encoded by the coding sequence ATGAAGAAAAACAAAGCGCTCAAATCCGTCTTTGGAATTTACACGGGTATTTTCATTTTTGTTTTATATGCGCCGTTAATTGTTCTGACGATTTTGTCCTTTCAAGTAGGTCCTGAGGGCGGGCCCCAGTTTCCGCTGCAGGGGTTCAGCTTGTATTGGTATGAACAGCTTTTTGGGTTAACTCCCCCTTCTAGGGTCGCACCCCTGGATTTAGGCGATGCCATTTTCAGGTCTTTGACGCTGGCCATCATTACGATGATCGTCTCAACCATTCTGGGAACCTTGACCGCTCAAGCCTTCAGAAAAAACTTTAAAGGCTCTGGTCTCGTTTTTTATTTGATTCTTTTGGGAATTATGGTTCCCGGTATTTTGGTCGGTTTGGGAATCGCTTTGGTATCCAACACTTTAGGGATTGACAAAAACTGGTACAGCACCTCGTTTGTGGCCCACGTTCTGTACACGTATCCGTTTGCCTTTATTGTCATGCTGGCGATCTTTAACCGGTTTGACCGAAGCATTGAGGAGGCGGCGATGGATCTTGGGGCCAACGAATTAAAAACGTTTTGGCGGATCACACTGCCTCAAGTGATTCCCGGACTGCTCAGCGCAGCTTTATTTGCCTTTACGTTATCCTATGATGAATTCCCCAGGACATTGTTTGCTGCGGGACCGGACCTGACGCTGCCGTTAACGATATTCGGCACTTTTTCGATTGAGGTGCACCCGAATCTGTTTGCTTTTGGTGTGTTGACCACGTTATTCTCATTTTCGATTTTGATTCTCTATTATTTCCTGATGATGATATTTACAAGAAAACCCAAGCGATTGAATGTGCAGGAAGATATCAATTAG
- a CDS encoding GNAT family N-acetyltransferase: MSKLIVRYVQPIDIPKLIPLIIGYLQFYNRPVPPDEKIEEMIVRFLVHPDEGVQFAAAENGELKGFATLNYIWSTTRMQKIALLNDLYVDPEHRRKGAGEGLLNAALNQAKKENLPIMRLLTAEDNKAAQALYEKTGGKAPGWRVYDYDLSSWGGIG, from the coding sequence TTGTCAAAGCTCATCGTCCGGTATGTCCAGCCGATTGATATCCCGAAGCTCATTCCTTTAATCATCGGATATCTTCAATTTTACAATCGTCCGGTTCCTCCGGATGAAAAGATTGAAGAGATGATTGTTCGCTTTCTCGTGCATCCCGATGAAGGCGTTCAATTCGCAGCGGCCGAAAACGGGGAGCTGAAGGGATTTGCGACTTTGAATTACATCTGGAGCACAACACGCATGCAGAAAATTGCATTATTGAATGATTTATATGTGGACCCCGAGCATCGACGCAAGGGAGCGGGAGAAGGGTTGTTAAATGCGGCTCTGAATCAGGCGAAGAAAGAAAACTTGCCGATAATGCGCTTGCTTACGGCTGAAGATAATAAGGCCGCCCAGGCCCTGTACGAAAAAACCGGCGGGAAAGCGCCGGGCTGGCGAGTTTATGATTATGATTTGTCAAGCTGGGGAGGGATCGGTTAA
- a CDS encoding hydantoinase/oxoprolinase family protein, which yields MGKYRIAVDVGGTFTDVFIFEELTGEMSITKVPSTPSNPAKGIMDGIERTGISLADVSLFSHGTTVGTNALITRKLPKTALVTTKGFRDVPEIRRGTKLDLWDAYNDVAPPYIKRRDRFEIEERVDYAGNVLAELNLEEAKELARLLKKRQVESVAICLINSYVNGANELKLKEILKEQLPEAYICTSSEILPEMFEHERMSTTIVNAVLGPVVGKYIQELNSELRERGYQGDVLVLHSGGGVMNSDTVPHFAARVASSGIAAGAIASSYIAKLCGFDNAIGLDMGGTSTDISLMYNGELRVTKDWYIEYGYPIGFPSIEILTIGAGGGSLAWIDDGGSLRNGPQSAGADPGPVCYMKGGEEPTNTDANLVLGRLGDKLLNGQMTLNKESALHRIRQKIGNHYHFSDSQAANSIIKVANANMSDALRLISIRRGYDPRDFALVVFGGAGALHGAHLAKEMEIPTVIVPPYPGITSAMGCLLVDVRHDLSKTFLAAFNEISNEQLEAEFSAMEKEAYQLLKEEGVADENMNLLRYVDMRYVGQWRSLAIPASRPIHSLEETLESFHREHQREYAFANRDQTVEIYGLRITAVGTVPKPELPKLEAKGSIEDAVIGYRSVYFEETGGFTNTVIYERSKIPVLSEFSGPAIVEQLDSTTVVPPDFKVRIDPYQNMIMTINN from the coding sequence ATGGGAAAGTATCGTATTGCTGTTGATGTGGGAGGCACCTTTACAGATGTATTTATTTTTGAAGAATTGACCGGCGAGATGTCGATAACCAAAGTTCCGTCCACCCCCTCCAATCCGGCCAAAGGAATCATGGACGGCATTGAACGGACGGGGATTTCCCTGGCCGATGTCAGCTTATTCTCCCATGGGACGACAGTAGGCACCAACGCGCTGATCACCAGAAAATTGCCGAAGACGGCTTTGGTTACAACGAAGGGCTTTCGCGATGTTCCGGAAATCCGTAGGGGAACCAAATTGGATCTTTGGGATGCCTACAATGATGTGGCGCCTCCATACATCAAAAGAAGAGACCGGTTTGAAATCGAAGAGCGGGTGGACTATGCGGGAAATGTCTTGGCCGAGCTGAATTTGGAGGAAGCCAAGGAATTGGCCAGGCTGCTGAAAAAGCGGCAGGTCGAATCGGTCGCGATCTGTCTGATCAACTCGTATGTCAATGGAGCCAATGAGCTGAAATTAAAGGAGATCTTGAAGGAGCAGCTGCCGGAAGCTTATATTTGCACATCCAGCGAGATTTTGCCGGAAATGTTTGAGCATGAACGGATGAGCACAACGATTGTCAATGCGGTATTGGGCCCGGTCGTCGGCAAATACATACAGGAGCTTAACTCGGAATTGAGAGAAAGAGGATATCAAGGCGATGTTCTGGTTCTGCATTCAGGCGGAGGCGTGATGAACTCCGACACGGTTCCCCATTTTGCGGCCCGCGTTGCCAGCTCGGGGATTGCCGCAGGGGCGATAGCAAGCTCCTATATCGCCAAATTATGCGGCTTCGACAACGCGATCGGCCTGGATATGGGCGGAACGAGCACCGATATTTCGCTTATGTACAACGGCGAGCTGCGGGTAACGAAGGATTGGTATATCGAGTATGGGTATCCGATCGGGTTTCCAAGCATCGAAATTTTGACGATCGGCGCCGGCGGAGGGAGTCTGGCGTGGATCGATGACGGCGGCTCGCTTCGCAACGGCCCGCAGAGTGCCGGAGCCGATCCGGGTCCGGTTTGTTATATGAAAGGCGGGGAGGAGCCTACCAATACCGATGCGAATCTGGTTTTGGGCCGGCTCGGCGACAAGCTGTTAAACGGGCAAATGACCCTGAACAAGGAGTCGGCGCTTCACAGGATCAGGCAAAAAATCGGGAATCATTATCATTTTTCAGATTCGCAAGCGGCCAATTCGATCATCAAAGTGGCGAATGCCAATATGAGCGACGCTTTAAGGCTGATCTCGATCCGTAGGGGCTATGATCCGCGGGATTTCGCCCTGGTCGTTTTTGGAGGCGCCGGCGCTTTGCACGGAGCGCATTTGGCCAAGGAGATGGAAATTCCGACGGTTATTGTGCCCCCCTATCCCGGAATTACATCGGCGATGGGCTGCCTGCTGGTCGATGTGCGGCATGATTTGTCGAAAACATTTCTTGCCGCATTCAACGAGATTTCGAACGAACAGCTGGAAGCCGAGTTTTCGGCAATGGAAAAGGAAGCTTATCAATTGCTGAAGGAAGAAGGGGTTGCCGATGAAAATATGAATCTCCTTCGCTATGTGGATATGAGATATGTGGGCCAATGGCGATCTTTGGCCATACCGGCAAGCAGGCCGATTCACAGTCTGGAAGAAACCCTGGAGAGCTTTCATCGCGAGCATCAGAGGGAATACGCCTTTGCCAACCGCGACCAGACGGTCGAGATTTACGGCCTGAGAATCACGGCCGTAGGCACCGTGCCGAAGCCGGAGCTTCCGAAATTGGAGGCCAAAGGCTCCATTGAGGATGCCGTAATCGGCTATCGCAGCGTTTATTTTGAAGAAACGGGCGGCTTCACGAATACGGTCATTTATGAGCGTTCGAAGATTCCCGTGCTGTCCGAGTTTTCCGGCCCGGCCATTGTGGAACAGCTGGATTCCACGACGGTTGTGCCGCCGGATTTCAAAGTGCGGATAGACCCTTATCAGAATATGATCATGACCATCAATAACTAG